From the Accumulibacter sp. genome, one window contains:
- a CDS encoding ArsC/Spx/MgsR family protein, with the protein MAEIIFYEKAGCAGNARQKALLVASGHQLVVRDLRGQFWSNVRLLEFLADLPVAEWFNPAAPAIRAGTIVPHELDERSALALLRHNPLLIRRPLLQVGEERQVGFDVAAIDAWIGLRELPAGDLEACRRNRGGVTTFHAQTAGGAAHPCRFDDQQADESRCPP; encoded by the coding sequence ATGGCCGAGATCATTTTCTACGAGAAGGCCGGCTGTGCGGGCAACGCCCGCCAGAAGGCCCTGCTGGTGGCTTCCGGGCACCAACTGGTGGTCCGCGACCTGCGCGGGCAGTTCTGGAGCAATGTGCGCCTGCTCGAGTTTCTCGCCGACTTGCCGGTCGCCGAGTGGTTCAACCCGGCGGCGCCAGCGATCAGGGCCGGGACCATCGTGCCCCACGAACTCGATGAGCGGAGCGCACTGGCGCTGTTGCGGCATAACCCCTTGCTGATCCGGCGGCCGCTGCTGCAGGTCGGCGAAGAACGGCAGGTGGGTTTCGACGTAGCGGCAATCGACGCCTGGATCGGCCTGCGCGAGCTGCCGGCCGGCGACCTCGAAGCCTGCCGGCGCAATCGCGGCGGGGTAACTACCTTCCATGCGCAGACGGCTGGTGGCGCCGCCCATCCCTGCCGCTTCGACGACCAACAGGCCGATGAGTCCCGCTGCCCACCTTGA
- a CDS encoding ferredoxin, translating to MALEIIEGCVNCWACEPLCPQQAIQAATPHFLIDADKCTECSGDFAEAQCASICPIEGAIINELGEALNPPGSLTGIPPARWAAAQAEIAGR from the coding sequence ATGGCCCTCGAAATCATCGAAGGCTGCGTCAATTGCTGGGCTTGCGAACCGCTCTGCCCGCAGCAGGCCATCCAGGCGGCGACCCCGCACTTTCTGATCGACGCCGACAAATGCACCGAATGCAGCGGCGATTTTGCCGAAGCGCAATGCGCCAGCATCTGCCCGATCGAAGGAGCGATCATCAACGAACTCGGCGAAGCACTGAACCCGCCGGGTTCGCTGACCGGCATCCCGCCGGCGCGCTGGGCCGCGGCGCAGGCCGAGATTGCGGGGCGCTGA